Proteins from a genomic interval of Polaribacter sp. Q13:
- a CDS encoding ABC transporter ATP-binding protein, which yields MNNNKVIQVEELTKMFGDFSAVNKITFEVEKGEIFGFLGANGAGKTTAMKMLIGISTPTSGKAKVAGFDVFTHAEDIKKNIGYMSQKFALYDDLTVKENITFFGGIYGLTRKRIKEKSAILIAELGLESVAKKLVGSLPLGWKQKLSFSVSLLHDPKIVFLDEPTGGVDPITRRQFWELIYKAAHQGTTVFVTTHYMDEAEYCDRVSIMINGKIEALDTPKKLKEQFKVDNMNDVFLKLARG from the coding sequence ATGAACAACAACAAAGTCATACAAGTAGAAGAATTAACCAAAATGTTTGGAGATTTTTCAGCCGTCAACAAAATTACTTTTGAGGTAGAAAAAGGCGAAATATTTGGTTTTTTAGGCGCAAATGGTGCAGGAAAAACGACGGCAATGAAAATGCTGATTGGTATTTCTACTCCGACTTCAGGTAAAGCAAAAGTGGCAGGTTTTGATGTGTTTACACATGCAGAGGATATCAAAAAAAATATTGGGTATATGAGTCAGAAGTTTGCTTTGTATGACGATTTAACCGTGAAAGAAAATATCACCTTTTTTGGTGGAATTTATGGTTTGACAAGAAAACGTATCAAAGAAAAATCAGCAATTTTAATAGCAGAATTAGGCTTAGAAAGTGTTGCTAAGAAATTGGTAGGTTCATTACCATTGGGTTGGAAACAAAAGTTATCCTTTTCGGTGTCTTTGCTTCACGACCCAAAAATTGTTTTTTTAGATGAACCCACTGGAGGCGTAGATCCAATTACTAGGCGTCAGTTTTGGGAATTGATTTACAAAGCTGCGCACCAAGGAACTACTGTTTTTGTAACTACACATTATATGGATGAAGCAGAATATTGCGATAGAGTTTCCATCATGATAAATGGTAAAATAGAAGCTTTAGACACGCCAAAAAAATTAAAAGAACAGTTTAAAGTGGATAATATGAATGATGTGTTTTTAAAACTTGCAAGGGGCTGA
- a CDS encoding ABC transporter permease — protein MKRFIGFIKKEFYHIFRDRRSLFILFGMPIAQIMLFGFAITNEINNVDIAILDHSKDATTEEIINKIAASKYFSIKQIIEKEADIETIFKKGHVKAVLNFEKDFSKNLIKENKATVQIITDATDPNTANTISNFVNAILQKYQQELNKEITIAYQIIPQTRMVYNPELKSVYMFVPGVMTIILMLVSAMMTSISITKEKELGTMEILLVSPIKPFQVIIGKVFPYIFLSIINAVVIVLLSIFIFKMPVQGSLLLLGLESVLFIISALALGILISTISATQQTAMMISLMGLMLPVILLSGFIFPITSMPFPLQVISNIIPAKWFIIIIKGIMLKGVGLQYVWKETLILLGMTVFFIALSIKKYKIRLE, from the coding sequence ATGAAAAGATTTATAGGCTTTATAAAGAAGGAATTCTACCATATATTTAGAGATAGACGCTCGTTGTTTATCCTCTTTGGAATGCCGATTGCCCAAATTATGCTTTTTGGTTTTGCTATTACCAACGAAATCAACAATGTAGATATTGCTATTTTAGATCATTCTAAGGATGCAACTACAGAGGAAATTATTAATAAAATAGCGGCTTCGAAATATTTCAGCATCAAGCAAATTATTGAAAAAGAAGCTGATATTGAAACTATTTTTAAAAAAGGACATGTAAAAGCTGTTTTAAATTTTGAAAAAGATTTTAGTAAAAACCTTATCAAAGAAAACAAAGCAACGGTTCAGATAATTACGGATGCCACAGACCCAAATACAGCCAATACCATTAGTAATTTTGTAAATGCGATTCTGCAAAAATATCAACAAGAATTAAATAAAGAAATTACAATTGCGTATCAAATTATTCCACAAACACGTATGGTTTACAACCCAGAACTAAAAAGTGTGTACATGTTTGTGCCTGGTGTTATGACTATTATTTTGATGTTGGTTTCTGCAATGATGACCTCTATTTCTATTACCAAAGAAAAGGAATTGGGCACCATGGAAATACTTTTAGTGTCACCAATAAAACCGTTTCAAGTAATTATAGGAAAAGTATTTCCTTATATTTTTCTGTCTATAATTAATGCGGTTGTTATTGTCTTGCTGAGTATTTTTATCTTTAAAATGCCGGTTCAGGGAAGTTTATTGTTGTTAGGTTTAGAAAGTGTTTTATTTATTATTTCAGCACTGGCCTTAGGTATTTTAATATCCACTATTTCGGCTACGCAACAAACTGCCATGATGATTTCTTTAATGGGGTTAATGCTTCCTGTAATTTTATTATCGGGTTTTATATTTCCAATAACAAGTATGCCATTTCCATTGCAAGTGATCAGTAATATTATACCTGCAAAATGGTTTATCATCATTATAAAGGGCATTATGTTAAAAGGTGTTGGGTTACAATATGTGTGGAAAGAAACCTTAATTTTATTAGGAATGACTGTGTTTTTTATCGCCTTAAGTATTAAAAAATATAAAATTAGATTGGAGTGA
- a CDS encoding ABC transporter permease — protein MKTILYIIQKEFKQIFRNKGMLPIIFVLPLLQLVILSNAATFEVKNIKFGYIDHDHTSTSRALIEKFNASTYFDVLTDFPSEELASSEMLKGKVDVVLEIPHYFERDLQKDKYNKLGITINAIDGAAAGVENVYVTQIVQSFNQQIKTDLLQISDKQIQPISIATIPLFWYNKTLNYKTFMVPGILVLLVTMITLFLSGMNIVREKEIGTLEQINVTPIKKSQFIIGKLFPFWVIGMGLLTVGLILAKLIFNVPMIGSLPLLYLYTSIYILVILGIGLFISNFTDTQQQAMFIAWFFTVIFILMSGLFTPIESMPEWAQIVTEFNPIKYFVEVMRMVMLKGAGFTDILPQLLKTLFYAIVMNSLAVWSYKKTS, from the coding sequence ATGAAAACAATATTATACATCATACAGAAAGAATTTAAGCAAATCTTTAGAAATAAAGGAATGCTTCCAATCATTTTTGTTTTACCGTTATTACAACTCGTTATATTATCTAATGCAGCTACTTTTGAAGTGAAAAACATTAAATTTGGCTATATCGATCATGATCATACCTCAACCTCTAGGGCATTGATAGAAAAATTTAATGCTTCTACTTATTTTGATGTATTAACCGATTTTCCATCGGAAGAATTAGCAAGTTCAGAAATGCTAAAAGGAAAGGTAGATGTTGTGTTAGAAATCCCCCACTACTTTGAGCGCGATTTACAAAAAGATAAATACAATAAATTAGGAATAACTATTAACGCTATTGATGGAGCAGCAGCAGGTGTAGAAAACGTTTATGTAACACAAATTGTACAAAGTTTTAATCAACAGATAAAAACAGATTTATTGCAAATTTCAGACAAACAAATTCAACCAATTAGTATTGCAACCATTCCTTTATTCTGGTATAATAAAACATTGAATTACAAAACATTTATGGTTCCGGGAATTCTTGTTTTGTTGGTTACCATGATTACTTTATTCCTTTCAGGGATGAATATTGTTCGAGAAAAAGAAATAGGAACTTTAGAACAAATAAACGTTACACCCATTAAAAAAAGTCAGTTTATAATTGGTAAACTTTTTCCGTTTTGGGTGATAGGAATGGGCTTGTTAACGGTGGGGTTAATTTTAGCAAAACTGATATTTAACGTTCCAATGATTGGTAGTTTACCTCTCCTATATTTATACACTTCTATTTATATTTTGGTAATTTTAGGCATCGGTCTATTCATTTCTAACTTTACGGATACACAACAGCAAGCCATGTTTATTGCTTGGTTTTTTACTGTTATTTTTATTTTGATGAGTGGCTTATTTACACCTATCGAAAGTATGCCAGAGTGGGCGCAAATAGTTACAGAATTCAATCCAATAAAATATTTTGTAGAGGTTATGCGAATGGTAATGCTTAAAGGTGCTGGTTTTACAGATATTCTTCCTCAGTTATTAAAAACATTATTTTATGCCATTGTTATGAATAGTTTAGCCGTTTGGAGTTATAAGAAAACCTCATAA
- the cydB gene encoding cytochrome d ubiquinol oxidase subunit II, producing the protein MEIFWYITIATVLGIFFVLDGYDFGTGIIHLFFAKKEKDKEVIAKSAGLFWDSNEVWLVAAGGMLFMAFPTFYASVFSGFYLPLIIVLWLIIFRAIGLEFRSQFKYQMWRDIWDVSFGVSSLLLALFFGIALGNIVRGVNLGAVENGIALHEGHYFFLPLWDSSFSPLSATPGVIDWFTIIIGLISVVTLAIHGANWVVLKTNSSINEKLKGIVFKLNIALAVLTIFSLFVWQIVNPNSLNNFVDKPYLLVFPLIYLTGLIGLFFIKKIKKDIHAFWLSTLLILGGITSSLASLFPVILPSVNDIHEPLTIYNTAASEYGLSVALVWGIIGFILLVIYAIIQKRLMGGKVDKMDYGH; encoded by the coding sequence ATGGAAATATTTTGGTACATAACAATAGCAACTGTTTTAGGAATCTTTTTTGTTTTAGACGGATATGATTTTGGAACAGGAATTATTCATTTATTTTTTGCTAAAAAAGAAAAAGACAAAGAAGTAATTGCAAAATCTGCAGGATTATTTTGGGATTCTAATGAGGTTTGGTTAGTTGCTGCAGGAGGAATGCTTTTTATGGCTTTTCCTACGTTTTATGCTTCGGTTTTTAGTGGCTTTTACTTACCCTTAATCATCGTTTTATGGTTAATTATTTTTAGAGCAATTGGGTTAGAGTTTAGAAGTCAATTTAAATATCAAATGTGGAGAGACATTTGGGATGTTTCTTTTGGAGTTTCTAGTTTGTTATTAGCCTTATTTTTTGGTATTGCATTAGGAAACATTGTGAGAGGTGTAAATTTAGGTGCAGTAGAAAACGGAATCGCTTTACACGAAGGGCATTATTTTTTCTTGCCACTTTGGGATAGTAGTTTTAGTCCGTTAAGTGCTACACCAGGAGTAATCGATTGGTTTACCATAATTATAGGTTTAATTTCTGTAGTTACTTTGGCAATACATGGTGCAAATTGGGTGGTTTTAAAAACCAATTCTTCTATAAACGAGAAACTAAAAGGTATTGTTTTTAAATTGAATATTGCTTTGGCAGTTTTAACGATATTTTCTTTATTTGTTTGGCAAATAGTGAATCCTAATTCTTTAAATAACTTTGTTGATAAACCTTATTTATTGGTGTTTCCTCTTATTTATCTTACAGGATTAATCGGCTTGTTTTTTATCAAAAAAATTAAAAAAGATATTCATGCTTTTTGGTTGTCAACCTTATTAATATTAGGGGGAATTACATCTTCTTTAGCATCTTTGTTCCCTGTGATTTTACCTTCTGTAAATGATATTCATGAACCACTAACTATTTATAATACCGCTGCTTCCGAGTATGGATTATCAGTAGCTTTAGTATGGGGAATTATAGGTTTTATTCTACTTGTAATTTATGCAATTATTCAAAAAAGATTAATGGGCGGTAAAGTAGATAAAATGGATTATGGGCATTAG
- a CDS encoding GxxExxY protein has translation MEGKTENEISYIIRGAIFKVYNELGPGLLESVYETVLSYEIEKEGLTVKRQVILPIFYDDIELNNGYRLDILVNDKVIVEIKSVEKLAKVHHKQVLTYLKLSKLKLGILVNFNEDNITKGIFRKVNGL, from the coding sequence ATGGAAGGAAAAACGGAAAATGAAATATCCTATATAATTAGAGGAGCTATTTTTAAAGTTTATAATGAATTGGGTCCAGGTTTGTTAGAATCTGTTTACGAAACAGTTTTATCTTACGAAATAGAAAAAGAAGGGTTAACTGTTAAAAGGCAAGTAATATTACCAATATTTTATGATGATATTGAACTAAATAATGGATATCGATTAGATATATTAGTAAATGATAAAGTAATAGTAGAAATAAAATCTGTTGAAAAATTAGCTAAGGTTCATCATAAGCAAGTACTCACTTATTTAAAACTTTCAAAATTGAAATTAGGAATATTAGTCAATTTTAATGAAGATAATATTACAAAAGGAATTTTTAGAAAAGTAAACGGGTTATAG
- a CDS encoding ABC transporter ATP-binding protein yields MSITVSNISKSYKNVKALEDISFEVKPGELFGLIGPDGAGKTTLFRVLTTLLIANEGVATVAGFDVITDYKSIRKNVGYMPGKFSLYQDLTVEENLDFFATIFGTTIDENYDLIKDIYVQIEPFKNRRAGKLSGGMKQKLALCCALIHKPKVLFLDEPTTGVDPVSRKEFWEMLKRLQKKDITILVSTPYMDEAALCDRIALIQDGKILEIDTPEAIVKHYPYQIYNVGANNMYQLINNLKEYEYNHSVYPFGEFVHYTDTRADFNPDDLKTYLESKNLSNVLIEKTSATIEDTFMELAK; encoded by the coding sequence ATGAGCATTACGGTTTCTAACATATCAAAATCTTATAAAAACGTAAAGGCTTTAGAAGACATTTCTTTTGAAGTAAAACCAGGAGAACTTTTTGGCTTGATTGGTCCGGATGGAGCAGGTAAAACTACTTTGTTTAGAGTGTTAACCACGCTTTTAATTGCTAATGAAGGTGTTGCAACCGTTGCTGGTTTTGATGTAATTACAGACTATAAAAGTATTCGAAAAAACGTTGGCTATATGCCAGGGAAATTTTCATTGTATCAAGATTTAACTGTAGAGGAAAATTTAGATTTTTTTGCTACTATTTTCGGTACAACGATAGATGAAAATTACGATTTAATTAAAGATATTTATGTTCAAATAGAACCGTTTAAGAATCGTAGGGCAGGAAAATTATCTGGCGGAATGAAACAAAAACTAGCCTTATGTTGTGCTTTAATTCACAAACCAAAAGTGTTGTTTTTAGATGAACCAACAACAGGAGTTGATCCCGTTTCTAGAAAAGAATTTTGGGAAATGTTAAAACGTTTGCAGAAAAAAGACATCACCATTTTGGTTTCTACACCGTATATGGATGAAGCTGCTTTGTGTGATAGAATAGCTTTAATTCAGGATGGGAAAATTTTAGAAATTGATACACCAGAAGCCATTGTAAAACATTATCCGTATCAAATTTACAATGTAGGGGCAAATAACATGTATCAGCTTATCAATAATTTAAAAGAGTATGAATATAACCATAGTGTATATCCTTTTGGAGAGTTTGTGCATTATACAGATACAAGAGCAGATTTTAATCCAGATGATTTAAAAACATACTTGGAATCTAAAAACCTATCTAATGTTTTAATTGAAAAAACATCAGCAACTATTGAGGATACTTTTATGGAACTAGCAAAATAA
- a CDS encoding HlyD family secretion protein has protein sequence MKNYNYILTLSIIATTLFSCGNNNDKADGYGNFEATEITISAENNGKLMKFSIEEGDQLGKDQFVGFIDTVQLALKREQLIVSKSVISSKSKGVLSQISVLNSKLNTARINKNRVENLIKDNAGTQKQLDDVSGEIDVIKSQIKSVEIQNAPVVNELKSIDVQLKQIDDQIKKSKIINPVNGTVLTKFAEPNEITAFGKPLYKIADLSTMELRVYISETQLANIKIGQKVTVKIDATEDMKSFEGTVSWIASEAEFTPKIIQTKEERVALVYAVKVNVANDGSLKIGMPAEMWFGNSDTNN, from the coding sequence ATGAAAAACTATAATTACATATTAACATTAAGCATAATTGCTACAACTCTATTTTCCTGTGGAAATAACAACGATAAAGCAGATGGTTATGGAAATTTTGAAGCTACAGAAATAACTATTTCGGCAGAAAATAACGGGAAATTAATGAAGTTTTCTATAGAAGAAGGAGATCAATTAGGAAAAGATCAATTTGTTGGTTTTATAGATACAGTGCAATTAGCTTTAAAACGAGAACAATTAATCGTTTCAAAGTCTGTAATTAGCTCCAAGTCTAAAGGAGTTTTATCACAGATTTCTGTGTTAAATTCAAAATTAAATACTGCCAGAATTAATAAAAATAGAGTAGAGAATTTAATTAAAGACAATGCCGGTACACAAAAACAATTAGATGATGTTTCTGGTGAAATAGATGTTATTAAAAGTCAGATTAAAAGTGTAGAAATACAAAATGCACCTGTTGTAAACGAACTAAAAAGTATTGATGTTCAATTAAAACAAATTGACGATCAAATTAAAAAAAGTAAAATAATAAACCCTGTAAACGGAACCGTTTTAACCAAGTTTGCAGAACCAAATGAAATTACTGCTTTTGGAAAGCCTTTGTATAAAATTGCAGATTTAAGTACTATGGAACTACGTGTTTATATTAGTGAAACACAATTGGCAAACATTAAAATCGGACAAAAAGTTACGGTTAAAATTGATGCTACCGAAGATATGAAATCTTTTGAAGGTACTGTTAGTTGGATCGCTTCTGAAGCGGAATTTACGCCTAAAATTATTCAAACTAAAGAAGAACGTGTTGCTTTAGTATATGCAGTAAAAGTTAATGTGGCAAATGACGGAAGCTTAAAAATTGGAATGCCAGCAGAAATGTGGTTTGGCAATTCAGATACTAATAATTAA
- a CDS encoding TolC family protein, translating into MKKVVFILITVLSISAFAQESLTLNDCYNLVETNYPLIKQHQLLEKQHQLDTEIISNSKLPQINLDAQATYQSEVIQIPIPSANIDPLNKDQYKATLSVNQLIYNGGLTAANLKVKKAQLKTKQKQVDANIYQLKAQINQLYFSVLLTQETFNLLGAKKKQLEAKLKEVQSGIKHGVLLPSSDSVLEAEILKIKQQFIAIESQKTTLINTLSSIIGQSVSTATKFEKPLVKTELQTEISRPELDLFQLKKEEINSQEALISKQNSVKLNGFATGGYGNPGLNMLDNSFQTYYIVGVKLHWNVFDWNTNKKQQATVAINKDIIENETEIFKLNTNIELNKQQQEIEKISAFINSDEEIINLRKKVLKTLDSQLKNGVITSSVYITEFTNLFEAENTLLRHKIQVQLAKANYNTIKGK; encoded by the coding sequence ATGAAAAAAGTAGTATTCATTTTAATAACAGTACTAAGTATCTCGGCATTCGCCCAAGAAAGTTTAACGCTTAATGATTGTTATAATTTAGTAGAAACAAATTATCCTTTAATTAAGCAACATCAGTTGTTAGAGAAGCAACATCAACTAGATACAGAAATTATTTCGAATTCGAAATTGCCACAAATTAACTTAGATGCACAAGCAACGTATCAATCTGAAGTTATTCAAATTCCGATTCCGAGTGCGAATATAGATCCCTTAAATAAAGATCAATACAAAGCAACTTTATCTGTAAATCAATTGATTTATAATGGTGGTTTAACAGCTGCGAATTTAAAGGTTAAAAAAGCACAATTAAAAACAAAACAAAAACAAGTTGATGCCAACATCTATCAGTTAAAAGCACAAATTAATCAACTGTATTTTTCTGTTCTATTAACCCAAGAAACGTTCAACTTATTAGGAGCTAAAAAAAAGCAATTAGAAGCTAAACTAAAGGAAGTACAATCGGGTATAAAACACGGCGTTTTATTGCCTTCTTCTGATAGTGTTTTAGAGGCTGAAATCTTAAAAATTAAACAACAATTTATAGCAATTGAAAGTCAGAAAACAACTTTAATTAATACTTTATCGAGTATAATTGGGCAATCTGTAAGTACCGCTACAAAATTTGAAAAACCTTTAGTTAAAACGGAATTACAAACGGAAATATCAAGACCAGAACTAGATTTATTTCAATTGAAAAAGGAAGAAATAAACAGTCAGGAAGCATTAATTTCTAAACAAAATTCGGTAAAATTAAATGGCTTTGCAACTGGCGGTTATGGAAATCCTGGATTAAATATGTTGGATAACTCTTTTCAGACATATTATATAGTGGGCGTTAAATTACATTGGAATGTATTTGATTGGAATACCAACAAAAAGCAACAAGCAACAGTGGCAATTAACAAAGATATTATTGAAAATGAAACTGAAATTTTTAAATTAAATACCAATATAGAACTCAACAAACAACAACAAGAAATAGAAAAGATTTCAGCTTTTATAAATTCGGATGAAGAGATCATCAATCTTCGGAAGAAAGTATTGAAAACATTAGATTCTCAACTTAAAAATGGTGTCATCACATCTTCGGTTTATATTACAGAATTTACCAATTTATTTGAAGCAGAAAACACTTTATTAAGACATAAAATACAAGTGCAATTAGCAAAAGCAAATTATAATACGATAAAAGGAAAGTAA
- a CDS encoding TetR/AcrR family transcriptional regulator, whose translation MMKNKKNENTESQILEAAKSIFQIKGMDGARMQEIANEAGINKAMLHYYYRSKQLLFEAVFINAFSLLAPQINAILNDDSSIENKIRNFSSNYISFIEQHPYLPNFIIQELNRNPDFMLKMKGNNGFPNLEKFKKQVALEVKNGTIKNVNAAQLFINILALNVFPFIAKPLIQGLIAVEEDGFQQLIEDRKTEVADFIINSIKK comes from the coding sequence ATGATGAAAAATAAGAAAAACGAAAATACTGAAAGTCAAATTTTAGAAGCTGCAAAGTCCATTTTTCAGATAAAAGGAATGGATGGGGCTCGTATGCAGGAAATTGCGAATGAGGCAGGCATAAACAAAGCAATGTTGCACTATTATTATAGAAGTAAACAATTACTTTTTGAAGCTGTTTTTATAAATGCTTTTTCCTTATTAGCGCCTCAAATAAATGCTATTTTAAATGACGATTCATCCATAGAAAATAAAATACGAAATTTTTCTTCGAACTATATTTCGTTTATTGAGCAGCATCCTTATTTGCCTAATTTTATTATTCAAGAATTAAATAGAAATCCTGATTTTATGTTAAAAATGAAAGGAAATAATGGATTTCCAAATCTAGAAAAATTTAAAAAACAGGTAGCTCTTGAAGTTAAAAATGGTACTATCAAAAATGTTAATGCAGCACAATTATTTATCAATATTCTAGCCTTAAATGTATTTCCTTTTATAGCCAAGCCTTTAATTCAAGGTTTAATAGCAGTTGAAGAAGACGGATTTCAGCAACTCATAGAAGATCGTAAAACTGAAGTTGCCGACTTTATCATTAATTCAATAAAAAAATAA
- a CDS encoding amino acid permease, producing the protein MSNTKKFGTFAGVFTPSILTILGVIMYMRLGWVVGNAGLLGAILIIIIAHVISISTGLSVSSIATDKKIGAGGIYYVLSRSMGVPIGGSIGIALYVGTAFSIALYLIGFAESFNGYFGFGMTINDYRVTGTIALVVLTALALISTSAAIKSQYFILGAIVLSLVSIFFGSPDFAPQSVPMFSSGGAVPLEVVFAIFFPAVTGFTAGIAMSGDLEDPKRSIPRGTLFAIGVGLLVYLVLAVFIAYTINADVLKTDYNILMKVAFFAPAVIAGVWGATLSSALGGILGGPRILQAMSVDKVTPRFFAKGSGESNEPVNALLLVFLIAEAGILIGELDVIARVVSMFYLTAYGFINISYFLESWANPDFQPTFKIKRWIGLVGFVACFGVMFKLDMIAMIGALAVISGLYFMLQRKEVKINSTDIWKSVWENVVNKGLMKIDTKHDINASWNPNIILFSGSSEHQGYLLELSKAISGKIGVVTNFKLIVDKKNKIPLKKTEQVVREDIYNDLGIFARQIKVDNLYKGITNIATTFGFSGIEPNTIMMGWPKGLEGSSEYEEMTETLLYLDYNLLYLDFDRKSKFGRYQTIDLWWRETDSKNAEMMLNIARFIIAAPKWDQTSIRVLFVDNNDVNPTIIQAKIAKLVEDLRVLVEIVIVENVVDQIPFYDLIKKYSKSTDLTVVGIPNYKIEKQAQFILKTNDLFETIGSTLLVKAANNFNVLDLDFVEVK; encoded by the coding sequence ATGTCAAACACAAAAAAATTCGGCACATTTGCAGGTGTTTTTACACCATCAATACTTACCATTCTAGGTGTAATTATGTACATGCGTTTGGGTTGGGTAGTTGGAAACGCAGGTTTATTAGGCGCTATTCTAATTATAATAATTGCGCATGTAATTTCTATCTCAACCGGTTTAAGTGTATCTTCTATTGCTACTGATAAAAAAATTGGTGCAGGCGGAATTTACTATGTCCTTTCTAGAAGTATGGGAGTGCCAATTGGTGGTTCTATTGGTATTGCCTTGTATGTGGGAACCGCTTTTTCTATCGCACTGTATTTAATAGGTTTTGCAGAAAGTTTTAATGGATATTTTGGCTTTGGAATGACTATAAATGATTACAGAGTTACAGGAACTATTGCCCTTGTAGTGCTAACGGCATTGGCATTAATTAGTACTTCTGCTGCTATAAAATCACAATATTTTATTTTAGGTGCAATTGTGTTATCACTTGTTTCCATATTTTTTGGATCACCCGATTTTGCACCACAATCAGTTCCAATGTTTTCTTCCGGAGGAGCTGTTCCTTTAGAAGTGGTATTTGCTATATTTTTCCCTGCTGTTACTGGTTTTACAGCCGGTATAGCCATGAGCGGAGATTTAGAAGACCCGAAACGCTCTATTCCAAGAGGTACTTTATTTGCCATTGGAGTTGGTTTACTAGTCTATTTAGTATTAGCCGTTTTTATAGCCTACACCATAAATGCTGATGTTTTAAAAACAGATTATAATATTTTAATGAAAGTAGCCTTTTTTGCTCCTGCCGTAATTGCTGGGGTTTGGGGAGCCACATTATCATCCGCCTTAGGCGGAATTTTAGGCGGACCAAGAATTTTACAAGCCATGTCTGTAGATAAAGTTACCCCTCGTTTTTTTGCCAAAGGTAGCGGTGAAAGTAATGAACCTGTAAACGCGTTATTATTGGTGTTTCTAATTGCAGAAGCCGGAATTTTAATTGGTGAATTAGATGTTATTGCACGTGTAGTATCGATGTTTTATTTAACTGCTTATGGTTTTATTAATATCTCTTATTTTTTAGAAAGTTGGGCAAATCCAGACTTTCAACCCACTTTTAAAATTAAAAGATGGATTGGTTTGGTTGGTTTTGTAGCTTGTTTTGGGGTGATGTTTAAACTAGATATGATTGCAATGATAGGGGCTTTGGCTGTAATTAGTGGTTTGTATTTTATGTTACAACGCAAGGAAGTGAAAATAAATTCTACCGATATCTGGAAAAGTGTTTGGGAAAATGTGGTGAATAAAGGATTGATGAAGATTGATACAAAACATGATATTAACGCTAGTTGGAACCCAAATATTATTCTTTTTAGTGGTAGCAGTGAACATCAAGGATATTTATTAGAACTAAGTAAAGCTATTTCTGGTAAAATAGGTGTGGTTACCAATTTTAAGTTGATTGTAGATAAAAAGAACAAAATTCCTTTAAAAAAGACAGAACAGGTTGTTAGAGAAGATATCTATAATGATTTAGGAATTTTTGCAAGACAAATAAAAGTAGATAATCTGTATAAAGGAATCACCAACATTGCCACAACTTTTGGGTTTTCTGGTATAGAACCAAATACAATTATGATGGGTTGGCCAAAGGGACTTGAGGGTTCTTCAGAATATGAAGAAATGACGGAGACCTTACTCTACTTAGATTATAATTTATTGTATTTAGATTTTGACAGAAAATCGAAATTTGGTCGATATCAAACCATCGATTTATGGTGGCGAGAAACCGATAGTAAAAATGCAGAAATGATGCTAAATATTGCTCGTTTTATTATTGCTGCTCCTAAGTGGGATCAAACTTCTATTCGTGTTTTATTTGTAGATAATAACGATGTAAACCCAACTATTATTCAAGCTAAAATAGCTAAACTAGTAGAAGATCTTAGGGTACTTGTAGAAATTGTGATTGTAGAAAATGTTGTAGACCAAATTCCTTTTTACGATTTGATAAAAAAATATTCAAAATCTACGGACTTAACTGTAGTAGGAATTCCGAATTATAAAATTGAAAAACAAGCGCAATTTATACTTAAAACAAATGATTTGTTCGAAACTATTGGTTCTACTTTATTGGTAAAAGCAGCTAATAATTTTAATGTGCTAGATTTAGATTTTGTGGAAGTAAAATAG